One Megamonas hypermegale genomic window carries:
- a CDS encoding heavy metal translocating P-type ATPase, giving the protein MDKVTLNFYQFPLANRLNLVQRNSLKLKMHGVKNVVLLRFYPNAVQVFYKGDVDKTAICRIMGYNINLPADNAKVPAQKNISEELQAYKRDAIISLVGFVGLQALKKFAPQAYISLRIVRSLFVLGIARNVIKSGIEGLIKDGQPNADTLTSTAVIASVLAGKPESSLSLMTLSNVAEMLTIYAAERARKHISSLLKLDQQFVWRVADDGHEEKVPIEQVKVNDVIAVHTGEKICVDGTVLSGNAAIDQASITGESNPAMKGEKDPVYAGSVVQGGQLTVLVQKVGDDTSLARIVHLVEDAQTRRAPVQNFADRMANMLVPISFIGAAIVYGATRDWQRVLNLLFIDFSCGLKLSTATAISAAVATAAKQGILIKGGNYIEALADIDTVVMDKTGTITIGVPKISAVHTVDSVCEKEMILLAASAEIHSVHPLAVAIQNYVEEKGWQVPDHINSDTVVAHGMEANVADFEGFKGGNIIVGSRHFMTDRNVSGLDSFEDRKIPAGYNILYVARDNKLMGVIVINDPIRPQMKKTFNQMRRHGIDEIVMLTGDSKDVAATVAQKMGIDSYFAEILPEDKANIVNFLQKNGHVLMVGDGINDAPALAFADVGVALGGRRTDIAVESSDITINSDNPTKLMDALELGQNTMRLIRQNFTATITINSAAMLLGALGKINPLVAAIIHNTATLAVVLNSARILMPKRGFLMNK; this is encoded by the coding sequence ATGGATAAAGTAACATTGAATTTCTATCAGTTTCCTTTGGCTAACCGCTTGAATTTAGTGCAGAGAAACAGTTTGAAACTGAAAATGCACGGCGTGAAAAATGTCGTACTGCTTAGATTTTATCCGAATGCCGTACAGGTTTTTTATAAGGGTGATGTCGATAAAACGGCAATTTGCAGAATTATGGGCTATAATATAAATCTTCCTGCCGATAACGCGAAAGTGCCGGCACAGAAAAATATCAGCGAGGAGTTGCAGGCGTATAAGCGGGACGCCATTATATCGCTCGTCGGTTTTGTTGGGCTGCAGGCTTTGAAGAAATTCGCGCCGCAGGCGTATATCAGTCTCAGAATTGTACGAAGCCTGTTCGTGCTCGGCATTGCGCGCAATGTGATAAAAAGCGGCATTGAAGGGCTGATAAAGGACGGTCAGCCGAATGCCGATACGCTTACATCTACAGCCGTCATAGCTTCCGTCCTTGCCGGCAAGCCGGAGTCTAGCCTCAGTCTTATGACGCTTTCCAATGTGGCGGAAATGCTTACCATTTATGCGGCCGAACGTGCCAGAAAGCATATTTCCAGTCTGCTCAAGCTTGACCAGCAGTTTGTATGGCGCGTGGCGGATGACGGTCATGAAGAAAAAGTGCCGATTGAACAGGTGAAAGTAAATGATGTGATTGCCGTGCATACGGGTGAAAAAATCTGTGTCGACGGTACGGTATTAAGCGGCAATGCGGCGATTGACCAGGCTTCGATTACGGGTGAGTCCAACCCTGCCATGAAGGGCGAAAAAGACCCCGTTTATGCCGGCTCAGTCGTACAGGGAGGGCAGCTTACGGTTCTGGTACAGAAAGTCGGCGACGATACGTCGCTTGCCCGCATCGTTCATCTCGTAGAAGATGCTCAGACCCGCCGTGCACCGGTGCAGAATTTTGCTGACAGAATGGCGAATATGCTCGTGCCGATTTCATTTATCGGAGCGGCAATCGTCTACGGCGCAACGCGCGACTGGCAGAGAGTGCTCAATCTGCTGTTCATCGATTTTTCCTGCGGTCTTAAGTTATCCACGGCGACGGCGATTTCGGCGGCTGTGGCTACGGCGGCAAAACAGGGTATACTGATTAAAGGCGGCAACTATATTGAAGCGCTTGCCGATATTGATACGGTCGTAATGGACAAAACGGGTACAATCACTATCGGTGTACCGAAAATCTCCGCAGTGCACACGGTCGACAGCGTATGTGAAAAAGAAATGATACTTTTGGCGGCTTCGGCGGAAATCCATTCCGTTCATCCGCTCGCCGTAGCCATTCAGAATTATGTAGAGGAAAAAGGCTGGCAGGTGCCGGACCATATAAACTCCGATACGGTTGTAGCGCACGGCATGGAAGCAAATGTAGCGGATTTTGAAGGTTTTAAGGGCGGCAATATTATCGTAGGCAGCCGTCATTTCATGACAGACCGCAATGTAAGCGGATTGGACAGTTTCGAGGACAGAAAAATACCGGCAGGCTACAATATTTTATACGTAGCGCGCGACAATAAATTAATGGGCGTCATCGTCATCAATGACCCAATCCGTCCGCAGATGAAAAAGACATTCAATCAGATGCGCCGCCACGGTATTGACGAAATCGTCATGCTGACGGGCGACAGCAAGGACGTTGCGGCAACCGTTGCGCAGAAAATGGGCATTGACAGCTATTTTGCCGAAATACTGCCGGAAGACAAGGCGAATATCGTCAACTTCCTGCAGAAAAACGGCCATGTGTTGATGGTGGGCGACGGTATCAACGATGCACCGGCACTTGCTTTTGCCGATGTAGGGGTGGCACTCGGCGGCCGCCGTACCGATATTGCCGTAGAGTCCTCCGATATCACGATAAATTCGGATAATCCGACGAAACTGATGGATGCGCTGGAACTCGGTCAGAATACCATGCGTCTAATCCGCCAGAATTTCACGGCGACGATTACGATTAATTCAGCGGCCATGCTGCTCGGTGCGCTCGGCAAGATAAATCCGCTTGTGGCGGCTATTATTCATAATACGGCGACACTTGCAGTCGTATTGAACAGTGCGAGAATTTTAATGCCGAAACGCGGCTTTCTTATGAATAAATAA
- a CDS encoding HMA2 domain-containing protein, translated as MKNLRLGIPLAVGMAGTVASLFVGGKRLHTAFGVAWTALSLVHAYQYRKNMKNNAKKGLEKVNILKAVGIPTTRMEWFLKSVEVASYIPGRIRIYSRALINNPQLKLKVEQSLAKYPELDKFTINIISGSVLIEYRPENIKNNKDLCEMEIYVKTHVKR; from the coding sequence GTGAAAAATCTCAGATTGGGAATTCCGCTGGCTGTCGGCATGGCGGGAACTGTAGCTTCGCTGTTTGTCGGCGGCAAAAGACTGCATACGGCTTTCGGCGTGGCGTGGACGGCACTGTCTTTGGTTCATGCTTATCAATACCGCAAAAATATGAAAAACAATGCAAAGAAAGGTTTGGAAAAAGTGAATATATTAAAAGCAGTGGGCATACCGACCACGAGAATGGAATGGTTTTTGAAATCCGTGGAAGTGGCATCTTATATACCGGGGCGTATCCGCATATACAGCAGGGCATTAATCAATAATCCGCAATTAAAGTTGAAAGTGGAACAGTCTTTGGCTAAATATCCGGAACTGGATAAATTTACCATTAATATTATTTCAGGTTCCGTGCTCATTGAATACCGTCCGGAAAATATAAAAAATAATAAAGATTTATGTGAAATGGAAATATACGTAAAAACTCATGTAAAAAGATAA
- the feoB gene encoding ferrous iron transport protein B produces MATLSVALTGNPNTGKSTIFNELTGIRQKIGNWPGVTVDKKVGYTRHNDRAISVMDLPGTYSINGRSPEERIVESYLAGEKPDIVVDVIDSSNIERNLFLCLQLLERRIPVLIDLNMIDESTRKGIKISTSKLEKALGMPVVETNGRSKKSTKKLLDVFTSTVMSQYKNSDQVEEHIKNIEQLRATIHNADQLEEAIIEARYAFIDKIVAQTVTRENVGSGITEKIDKVLANGIIALPILVLALYLVFEITFTWIGQPIADELDVLINEDFYGWADEALTSLGVADWLHSLVCDGIIAGVGGVLTFVPLIFTLFFCLSFLDGTGYMARVAFVMDPIMRKAGLSGKALMPIICGFGCAVPGIMGARALDSEKDRMITILVTPFMTCGAKLPVMALFGAIFFGANADDVVFAMYLVGIVVAIIASSILSRTIFGKDDTSFVLELPPYRIPDMKTVLLETWDKGKGYLVKAGTIIFAMSVLIWFLSSYNFSGMVDDMSQSFLATLGGWMSTLFVFHGFGDWEAGSAVLTGIMAKEAVISTMGILYGLPDLSPDTEAVDAIGMVAGSGFQAAFTTMSALAFMVFSQLYTPCMTALGTIKKEAGGWKWFFVSAIGNFVLAWIVSLIVYQVGTLLGF; encoded by the coding sequence ATGGCAACTTTATCTGTAGCTTTGACAGGTAATCCTAATACGGGTAAATCGACGATTTTTAATGAGTTGACCGGTATTAGACAGAAAATCGGTAACTGGCCGGGTGTTACCGTAGATAAAAAGGTAGGCTATACTAGACATAACGACAGAGCAATCTCTGTAATGGATTTGCCTGGTACATACAGCATAAACGGCCGTTCACCGGAAGAACGAATTGTAGAAAGTTATTTGGCAGGAGAAAAACCGGATATTGTGGTTGACGTTATCGATTCATCGAATATCGAACGCAATCTGTTTTTATGCCTGCAGCTTCTGGAACGCCGTATTCCTGTACTGATTGACCTCAATATGATTGATGAATCCACACGTAAAGGTATTAAAATTTCCACAAGTAAATTGGAAAAAGCTCTTGGAATGCCTGTTGTGGAAACGAACGGTCGCAGCAAAAAATCCACGAAGAAATTATTGGATGTATTTACTTCCACTGTAATGAGTCAGTACAAAAATTCCGACCAAGTGGAAGAACATATTAAAAATATCGAACAGCTGCGTGCAACTATTCATAATGCCGACCAGCTGGAAGAAGCGATTATTGAAGCACGTTATGCATTTATCGATAAAATCGTGGCTCAGACCGTTACCCGTGAAAATGTCGGCAGCGGCATAACGGAAAAAATTGATAAGGTTTTAGCCAACGGTATTATCGCTTTGCCGATTTTAGTATTGGCACTGTATCTCGTATTTGAAATTACATTTACTTGGATTGGCCAGCCGATTGCTGATGAACTTGATGTACTTATAAATGAAGATTTTTACGGCTGGGCTGATGAGGCTCTTACAAGTCTCGGGGTTGCCGACTGGCTGCATTCTCTTGTATGCGACGGTATCATTGCCGGTGTCGGCGGCGTGCTTACATTCGTACCGCTTATTTTTACATTGTTCTTCTGTTTGAGTTTTCTCGACGGTACGGGATATATGGCGCGTGTCGCTTTCGTTATGGACCCGATTATGCGAAAGGCAGGCCTCAGCGGTAAAGCATTAATGCCGATTATCTGCGGTTTCGGCTGTGCCGTTCCGGGTATTATGGGTGCGAGAGCACTTGACAGTGAAAAAGACCGTATGATTACGATTTTAGTAACTCCGTTTATGACTTGCGGTGCAAAACTTCCTGTAATGGCGCTTTTCGGTGCTATCTTCTTCGGTGCAAATGCTGATGACGTTGTATTTGCCATGTATCTTGTAGGTATCGTCGTTGCAATCATTGCTTCCAGTATTTTGAGCAGAACCATATTCGGTAAAGACGATACGAGTTTCGTTCTGGAACTTCCGCCGTACCGCATTCCTGATATGAAGACCGTTCTTCTGGAAACTTGGGATAAAGGTAAAGGCTATCTCGTTAAAGCCGGTACAATCATCTTTGCAATGTCCGTACTTATCTGGTTCCTGAGCAGCTACAATTTCAGCGGTATGGTGGACGATATGTCCCAGTCCTTCCTCGCAACGCTCGGCGGCTGGATGTCCACGCTGTTCGTGTTCCACGGCTTCGGCGATTGGGAAGCGGGCTCTGCCGTTTTAACCGGTATCATGGCAAAAGAAGCCGTTATTTCCACAATGGGTATTTTGTACGGCTTGCCTGATTTAAGCCCGGATACTGAAGCGGTTGATGCAATCGGCATGGTAGCAGGCAGCGGTTTCCAGGCTGCATTCACTACAATGTCGGCACTTGCCTTCATGGTATTTTCCCAGCTGTACACTCCGTGCATGACGGCTCTCGGCACAATTAAGAAGGAAGCGGGTGGCTGGAAATGGTTCTTCGTTTCCGCAATCGGCAACTTCGTACTGGCTTGGATTGTATCGCTCATTGTTTATCAGGTAGGCACCCTTTTAGGATTTTAA
- the gpmA gene encoding 2,3-diphosphoglycerate-dependent phosphoglycerate mutase, which produces MMSTKTLVLIRHGESIWNKENLFTGWTDVDLSANGVNEAREAGMQLKKLHYEFDICYTSYLKRAIHTLNNVLEQLDMEWLPVIKVWELNERHYGALQGLNKADTAAKYGEQQVKIWRRSFDVKPPLLDKDDERNPVWQKAYKNVDKNKLPLAESLKDTIARVVPYFLENIKPQLDNDKKVLIAAHGNSLRALVMYLENISEKDIVNLNLPTGVPLVYHLDDDFKILDKQFIGDAVVIAAKMQKVANQGKKLNNR; this is translated from the coding sequence ATGATGAGTACGAAAACTCTGGTACTGATTAGACATGGAGAAAGTATCTGGAACAAAGAAAATCTGTTCACGGGCTGGACGGATGTCGATTTGTCGGCAAACGGCGTGAATGAAGCTAGAGAAGCGGGCATGCAGCTAAAAAAACTGCACTATGAATTTGATATCTGCTATACTTCATATTTGAAAAGAGCTATTCACACTTTGAATAATGTGCTTGAACAGCTTGACATGGAATGGCTTCCGGTAATAAAAGTATGGGAACTCAATGAACGCCACTACGGGGCACTGCAAGGCCTGAATAAGGCAGATACCGCCGCTAAATACGGTGAACAGCAGGTAAAAATATGGCGCCGTTCTTTTGATGTGAAACCGCCGCTGCTGGATAAAGATGACGAACGCAATCCAGTCTGGCAAAAAGCCTATAAAAACGTAGATAAAAATAAACTGCCGCTGGCGGAAAGTTTAAAGGATACGATTGCACGTGTCGTACCATATTTTCTGGAAAATATAAAACCGCAGCTCGACAATGATAAAAAAGTACTCATTGCGGCGCACGGCAATTCACTGCGGGCTTTAGTTATGTATCTGGAAAATATTTCCGAAAAAGATATTGTAAATCTCAATCTGCCTACAGGTGTGCCGCTTGTTTACCATCTGGATGACGATTTTAAAATTCTGGATAAGCAGTTTATCGGCGATGCAGTTGTTATTGCGGCAAAAATGCAGAAAGTGGCAAATCAAGGTAAAAAATTAAATAATAGATAA
- the purD gene encoding phosphoribosylamine--glycine ligase: MNILVIGGGGREHTLAWKLAQSKIADKIYAVPGNPGMADVAECIPGSVEDNDFLVKLAQEKNIGLVVVGPEVPLTNGIVDDMAKVNIPAFGPQKAAAQLEGSKSFSKAIMKKYNIPTAKYEVFIDADKAKEYIKQEGAPIVIKADGLAAGKGVIVAETLQQALDAIDEIMCDKAFGSAGNSVVIEEFMEGEEASVLAFTDGKTIVPMIPSQDHKRALDGDKGPNTGGMGTYAPAPVVTPEIMQRVQKEILEPVINAMQAEGHEYKGCLYAGLMITSEGPKVVEFNARFGDPETQVVLPLLESDLGEIMLACVNGTLADMQIKWSDKAAVCVVMSAGGYPAKYNKGDEITGLDKAKDAGLLVFHAGTAKKDDKIVTNGGRVLGVVDIGDDIKSAVDKVYQNIDLIKFDNVYYRKDIAHRAFNRK; the protein is encoded by the coding sequence GTGAATATTTTAGTTATCGGCGGTGGCGGTCGTGAACATACACTTGCATGGAAATTAGCACAGAGCAAAATTGCAGATAAAATCTATGCAGTACCAGGCAATCCAGGTATGGCAGATGTAGCTGAATGTATACCAGGTTCAGTGGAAGACAATGATTTCCTCGTTAAATTAGCGCAGGAAAAAAACATCGGCTTAGTAGTTGTTGGCCCAGAAGTTCCGCTTACAAATGGTATTGTAGATGATATGGCAAAAGTCAATATCCCAGCATTTGGCCCACAAAAAGCAGCTGCACAGCTTGAAGGTTCAAAATCATTTTCTAAAGCGATTATGAAAAAATACAACATTCCTACAGCAAAATATGAAGTATTTATTGATGCAGATAAAGCTAAAGAATACATTAAACAAGAAGGCGCGCCAATCGTAATCAAAGCTGATGGCTTAGCTGCTGGTAAAGGTGTAATTGTTGCAGAAACACTTCAGCAAGCTCTTGATGCTATCGATGAAATCATGTGCGATAAAGCATTCGGTAGTGCAGGTAACAGCGTTGTTATTGAAGAATTTATGGAAGGCGAAGAAGCTTCTGTATTGGCATTCACTGATGGCAAAACTATCGTACCTATGATACCATCACAAGACCATAAACGTGCACTTGATGGCGACAAAGGACCAAATACTGGCGGTATGGGCACATATGCACCAGCACCAGTTGTAACACCTGAAATAATGCAGCGCGTACAAAAAGAAATTCTTGAACCTGTAATAAATGCAATGCAAGCAGAAGGACATGAATACAAAGGCTGTTTGTATGCAGGACTCATGATTACAAGTGAAGGACCAAAAGTAGTTGAATTCAACGCTCGTTTTGGTGACCCTGAAACACAAGTTGTGCTTCCTTTATTGGAAAGCGATTTAGGTGAAATCATGCTCGCTTGTGTAAATGGCACTTTAGCTGATATGCAGATAAAATGGAGCGATAAAGCTGCTGTTTGCGTTGTAATGAGTGCTGGCGGATATCCTGCAAAATACAATAAAGGCGATGAAATTACAGGACTTGATAAAGCAAAAGACGCTGGACTTCTCGTATTCCATGCAGGAACGGCTAAAAAAGATGATAAAATCGTGACAAATGGCGGTCGTGTACTCGGCGTTGTAGATATCGGTGATGATATTAAATCTGCTGTGGATAAAGTTTACCAAAACATTGATTTAATAAAATTTGACAATGTATACTACAGAAAAGATATAGCACATCGCGCTTTTAATCGTAAATAA
- a CDS encoding FeoA family protein: protein MTLKDAKPGMVVKVEAIEASELKERLMSMGMVKGTKVKVLRSAPLGDPLAVSVRSFNMSIRLSDAAKITVTQIA from the coding sequence ATGACTTTGAAAGATGCTAAACCAGGAATGGTTGTTAAAGTGGAAGCGATTGAAGCTTCAGAACTGAAGGAACGTCTTATGAGCATGGGTATGGTGAAGGGAACAAAAGTAAAAGTTCTGCGTTCTGCGCCGCTCGGCGACCCGCTCGCTGTATCCGTGCGTTCTTTTAATATGTCTATTCGTTTATCTGATGCAGCTAAAATAACAGTTACTCAGATTGCATAA
- a CDS encoding DUF3427 domain-containing protein: MNKSSDEFMQNTAGGNINSSVLQPKFIFNDYNSGFNLLTELQKELISCEEFYFSVAFITQSGLICLKEVLAHLNKKNIKGCILTTDYLCFTEPKALRELQQFANLEIRIYTQGNFHTKGYIFRHADYYSLIIGSSNLTQGALKANKEWNLKVSSTEQEAFCRDTLQEFRRMLENAVPLTDEWLRGYGEHYRQKQKSFPVKQPFPAKFAPNKMQTEALASLEKLRQSGQTKALLISATGTGKTYLAAFAVQEAAPRRVLFLVHREQILKQAAQTFRHVLGDINICFLSGTHKDFAASYLFSTVSMLTKEEIMTQFAPTYFDYIIIDETHRAGAASYRKILDYFRPQFLLGMTATPSRSDGFDIYKLFDYNIAYEIHLKEAMQEDMLCPFHYFGITDITIGGREIDDVSAFTELTADARIEHIIGKAQFYGWCGERVKGLVFCRNIEEARLLSQKFNDKGFFTAALCGEDRQETRETAISRLEQDKRRGGLDYIFTVDIMNEGIDIPAVNQVIMLRPTKSSIIFVQQMGRGLRKYLHKDYVVILDFIGNYQNNFLIPIALFGDTSYNKDTIRRCVAEGSRLLPGCSTINFDEISRQKIYNAIDSARLSDALLLKNEYLNLKQKLGRIPRLDDFAKFGSISIIKFFDKFGSYHHFLQKYDKDYTIQLTAEQEEIFAFVCRRFAKGKRIFEILALQILLDTPHKFLAELQNTLLADYHHALTENETISVINNLTNEFTIANEREKYRHCVFIEPQNNDFVIAANFAQHLQSADFKHLLQETLAFARQQYKQHYVNHYRETNLVLYEKYTYEEVCYLLNWPGKINPNAMAGYFYEKTTHTMPVFINYIAPNKKRVDYANEFLSNDMITAFSKANRKLNSTDAQHIYNAKKEQNKLYLFVRKPNEDKEAKEFYFLGEISAIGEPEYAEKYNGFKVIYKLHTPVREDIFDYFSH, translated from the coding sequence ATGAATAAATCATCCGACGAATTCATGCAAAATACAGCTGGCGGCAATATCAACAGCAGTGTTTTGCAACCTAAATTTATTTTCAACGATTATAACAGCGGCTTTAATCTTCTGACTGAGCTGCAAAAGGAACTTATAAGCTGTGAAGAGTTTTATTTCTCCGTGGCTTTTATCACGCAGAGCGGCCTTATCTGCCTAAAAGAAGTTCTGGCCCACTTAAATAAAAAAAACATCAAAGGCTGTATTCTGACTACGGATTATCTGTGTTTCACCGAGCCGAAAGCGTTGCGCGAACTACAGCAGTTTGCCAATCTGGAAATACGCATCTATACGCAAGGCAATTTTCATACAAAAGGATATATTTTCCGCCACGCCGATTATTATTCACTGATTATCGGCAGCAGCAATCTAACGCAGGGTGCGCTTAAAGCCAATAAGGAATGGAATTTAAAAGTCAGTTCAACAGAGCAAGAAGCATTCTGCCGGGATACATTGCAGGAATTTCGGCGCATGTTGGAAAATGCTGTGCCGCTGACAGACGAGTGGCTGCGCGGCTATGGGGAGCATTACCGGCAAAAGCAAAAAAGTTTTCCTGTAAAGCAGCCGTTTCCCGCTAAATTTGCACCGAATAAAATGCAGACGGAAGCACTCGCTTCACTGGAAAAACTGCGCCAATCGGGACAGACGAAAGCGTTGCTCATCTCCGCCACCGGCACGGGCAAAACCTACCTTGCCGCCTTCGCCGTACAGGAAGCCGCGCCGCGCCGAGTTTTATTTCTCGTACACCGCGAGCAGATTTTAAAGCAGGCTGCGCAGACTTTCCGGCATGTTCTCGGCGATATCAATATCTGTTTTTTATCGGGAACGCATAAAGATTTTGCCGCATCGTATCTTTTTTCCACCGTTTCCATGCTGACGAAAGAAGAAATTATGACGCAATTCGCGCCGACGTATTTTGACTATATCATTATCGACGAAACACATCGCGCCGGCGCGGCAAGCTACCGCAAAATCCTCGACTATTTCCGGCCGCAGTTTTTACTGGGCATGACGGCTACACCGAGCCGCAGCGACGGCTTCGATATTTATAAACTTTTCGACTACAATATCGCTTATGAAATTCATCTGAAAGAAGCCATGCAGGAAGATATGCTCTGCCCTTTCCACTATTTCGGCATAACGGATATCACGATTGGCGGCAGGGAAATTGATGACGTCTCCGCATTTACTGAACTGACGGCCGATGCTCGCATCGAACATATTATCGGCAAAGCGCAGTTTTACGGCTGGTGCGGCGAGCGCGTCAAAGGACTTGTATTCTGCCGCAATATCGAAGAAGCGCGCCTTTTATCGCAAAAATTCAATGATAAGGGATTTTTCACTGCCGCACTGTGCGGCGAGGACAGACAGGAAACGCGCGAGACGGCTATTTCCCGCCTGGAGCAAGACAAGCGGCGCGGCGGGCTCGATTATATTTTTACGGTGGATATCATGAATGAAGGCATCGACATTCCTGCCGTAAATCAGGTAATCATGCTGCGCCCGACGAAATCCTCCATCATCTTCGTACAGCAGATGGGCCGGGGACTGCGCAAATATCTGCATAAGGATTACGTCGTAATTCTCGATTTCATCGGCAATTATCAGAACAATTTTCTGATACCGATTGCACTGTTCGGCGACACTTCCTACAATAAAGATACAATACGCCGCTGCGTCGCGGAAGGCAGCCGCCTTTTGCCCGGCTGTTCCACGATAAATTTCGACGAAATTTCCCGCCAGAAAATTTATAACGCCATCGACAGCGCCCGTCTCAGTGATGCGCTACTGCTGAAAAACGAATATCTAAATCTGAAGCAGAAACTCGGCCGTATCCCGCGCCTTGACGATTTCGCCAAATTCGGCAGTATCAGTATTATAAAATTCTTTGACAAATTCGGCTCCTATCATCATTTCCTGCAAAAATACGATAAGGATTATACTATCCAGCTGACGGCCGAACAGGAAGAAATCTTTGCTTTTGTCTGCCGCCGTTTTGCCAAAGGCAAACGCATTTTCGAGATACTGGCACTGCAAATACTGCTCGATACGCCGCACAAATTTTTAGCCGAACTGCAAAACACCCTGCTGGCGGATTATCATCACGCTTTAACAGAAAACGAAACAATCTCCGTTATCAATAATTTGACTAATGAATTCACGATTGCCAACGAGCGGGAAAAATACCGCCACTGCGTATTTATTGAGCCGCAAAATAACGATTTTGTCATTGCCGCCAATTTTGCACAGCATTTACAGTCGGCCGATTTTAAACATCTGCTGCAGGAAACTCTCGCCTTTGCACGGCAGCAGTATAAACAACATTATGTCAATCATTATCGTGAAACAAATCTCGTTTTATATGAAAAATACACCTATGAAGAAGTGTGCTATCTGCTGAACTGGCCCGGCAAAATCAATCCGAACGCCATGGCAGGTTATTTTTATGAAAAAACGACTCATACCATGCCTGTATTCATTAATTACATTGCTCCAAATAAAAAACGCGTCGATTACGCCAATGAATTTTTGAGCAATGATATGATTACTGCTTTTTCTAAAGCAAATCGCAAACTCAATTCTACTGACGCTCAACATATCTATAATGCAAAAAAAGAACAAAATAAGCTGTATTTATTCGTTCGCAAGCCAAACGAAGATAAAGAAGCCAAAGAATTTTATTTTCTCGGTGAAATTTCAGCTATCGGTGAGCCAGAATACGCTGAAAAATACAATGGATTTAAGGTAATTTACAAACTGCATACGCCAGTTCGCGAAGATATTTTTGACTATTTTTCCCATTAA
- a CDS encoding HMA2 domain-containing protein — protein MSYASGMAIGLTIGQQLLKFFAQGNQGKNNNSSGFNFEQLGKEINYINKEIEEQSVRLAHAIKGRRRYYINALKNNEKLAKLITVKLNELPFIKQVTANVNTGSLLILYSCAENVMDDIFTQLKQRVFNIGNKLMAMGGNATTQIGCILLNLIREINLWIKTKTGNLMDLRVAVAGFFIIRGLRKVMTMGQRPNGPQMLWWAFSILRGLGK, from the coding sequence ATGTCTTATGCTTCGGGAATGGCCATCGGGCTTACGATAGGTCAGCAGTTGCTTAAATTTTTTGCTCAGGGCAATCAGGGGAAAAATAATAATTCCTCCGGTTTTAATTTTGAACAGCTGGGCAAGGAGATAAATTATATTAATAAGGAAATCGAGGAGCAGTCGGTGCGTCTGGCTCATGCGATAAAGGGGCGTCGCCGTTATTATATCAACGCGCTGAAAAACAATGAAAAACTGGCAAAACTGATAACCGTCAAATTAAATGAACTGCCGTTTATAAAGCAGGTAACAGCGAATGTAAACACGGGAAGCCTGCTTATTTTATACAGCTGCGCTGAAAATGTCATGGACGATATTTTCACTCAGCTTAAACAGCGTGTATTCAATATCGGCAATAAACTTATGGCAATGGGCGGCAATGCCACGACTCAAATCGGCTGTATACTTTTAAATCTGATACGGGAAATAAATTTGTGGATTAAGACGAAAACGGGCAATTTGATGGATTTGCGCGTAGCCGTGGCAGGCTTTTTCATCATCAGAGGTCTTCGAAAAGTCATGACGATGGGGCAGCGACCGAACGGACCGCAGATGCTCTGGTGGGCATTTTCCATTTTGAGAGGACTTGGTAAATAA